Proteins encoded in a region of the Coffea eugenioides isolate CCC68of chromosome 4, Ceug_1.0, whole genome shotgun sequence genome:
- the LOC113767547 gene encoding heavy metal-associated isoprenylated plant protein 7 translates to MGEEEKKPEEKKPEEAKVVEGDKKDEAPKGDEKKAAAEESKDKDSPPAAAAPVPPPPQEIILQVYMHCEGCARKVRRCLKGFDGVEEVVTDCKASKVVVKGDKADPLKVLERVQRKSHRQVQLLSPIPKPRPLEEAKKVEEKEVPKPEEKKEELPVITVVLKVHMHCEACAQKMKRRIQKMQGVESVQPDLNSSEVTVKGAFEPPKLVDLIYKGTDKHAEIVKVEPEKKEEEKPKEGKEEAKADGGGEKGSKKGEDDGKKPEKEDGAPPLAGGSVGEDQPPKQEAGQEGGDPKLEMKKNDFYYYHPQNHHQNDFYYYHPQNNQQLHHPAYVQESYGYPAYPPQMFSDENPHACSVM, encoded by the exons ATGGGAGAG GAAGAGAAGAAGCCCGAGGAAAAGAAGCCAGAGGAAGCTAAGGTGGTAGAGGGAGACAAGAAGGATGAAGCACCAAAAGGTGATGAAAAGAAAGCTGCCGCCGAGGAATCCAAAGACAAAGACAGCCCGCCAGCTGCTGCTGCCCCTGTTCCTCCGCCGCCGCAAGAAATCATTTTACAAGTCTACATGCATTGTGAAGGATGTGCTCGAAAAGTTCGCAGATGCCTCAAAGGCTTTGATG GAGTGGAAGAAGTTGTGACTGATTGCAAGGCAAGTAAGGTGGTGGTGAAAGGTGATAAGGCAGATCCACTCAAGGTTTTGGAGAGGGTTCAGAGGAAGAGCCACCGCCAAGTGCAGCTTCTTTCTCCGATTCCGAAGCCGCGGCCACTGGAGGAAGCCAAGAAGGTTGAAGAGAAAGAAGTTCCTAAACctgaagagaaaaaagaagag cttccTGTGATTACTGTAGTCTTGAAAGTTCACATGCATTGTGAGGCTTGTGCTCAAAAAATGAAGAGGCGTATACAGAAAATGCAag GAGTTGAAAGTGTACAGCCAGATCTAAACAGCTCCGAAGTGACTGTGAAAGGGGCATTCGAGCCACCTAAGCTGGTTGATCTTATTTACAAGGGGACAGATAAACATGCTGAAATTGTTAAGGTAGAACCTGAGAAAAAGGAGGAAGAGAAACCtaaggaaggaaaagaagaggCAAAAGCCGATGGTGGCGGCGAAAAGGGGAGCAAGAAAGGTGAAGATGATGGCAAAAAACCCGAAAAGGAAGACGGTGCACCGCCTCTGGCTGGCGGCAGCGTCGGTGAAGATCAGCCGCCGAAACAAGAAGCTGGACAAGAAGGAGGTGATCCTAAATtggaaatgaagaagaatgatTTCTACTATTATCATCCACAAAACCATCATCAGAATGATTTCTACTATTATCATCCACAGAACAATCAGCAGCTTCATCATCCAGCCTATGTTCAAGAATCTTATGGATATCCAGCGTATCCTCCACAGATGTTCAGTGATGAGAACCCTCATGCATGCTCTGTAATGTAA
- the LOC113768990 gene encoding UDP-arabinopyranose mutase 1-like: MAPKQVKSFPSVPLKDELDIVIPTIRSLDFLEVWRPFFEPYHLIIVQDGDPTKVIKVPDGFDYDLYNRNDINRILGPKASCISFKDGGCRCFGFLVSKKKYIYTVDDDCFVAKDPNGKDINTVEQHLLNLKTPSTPFFFNTLYDPYREGADFVRGYPFSLREGVPTAVSHGLWLNIPDYDAPTQLVKPLERNTRYVDAVMTIPKGAFYPMCAMNLAFDRELIGPAMYFGLMGDGQPISRYDDMLAGWCSKLICDHLNLGVKTGLPYLWHSKASNPFVNLRKEYKGLFWQEEIIPFFQTLTLPKECDTAAKCYVELAKLIKEKLNHIDPYIFRLADAMITWIDAWEDFNPPAEAVPAVANAKKDAVPPKKSK, from the exons ATGGCCCCCAAGCAAGTGAAATCTTTCCCATCAGTGCCATTGAAGGATGAGTTGGATATTGTGATCCCAACAATTAGGAGTTTGGATTTTCTGGAGGTGTGGAGGCCATTTTTTGAGCCATACCATTTGATCATAGTTCAAGATGGTGATCCTACTAAGGTTATTAAAGTCCCAGATGGCTTTGACTATGACCTCTACAATCGGAACGATATCAATAGAATTTTGGGTCCAAAAGCCAGTTGCATCTCCTTTAAGGATGGGGGCTGCAGGTGCTTTGGTTTCTTGGTCTCCAAGAAGAAGTACATTTACACTGTTGATGATGATTGTTTT gtgGCCAAGGATCCAAATGGGAAAGATATAAACACAGTGGAACAACACCTACTGAATCTGAAGACACCTTCAACACCCTTCTTCTTCAATACTCTCTACGACCCCTACAGGGAAGGTGCTGACTTTGTCCGTGGCTATCCCTTTAGCTTAAGGGAAGGTGTGCCTACCGCCGTCTCTCACGGGCTCTGGCTCAATATACCTGACTATGATGCCCCAACTCAACTTGTTAAACCCCTTGAGAGAAATACCAG GTATGTTGACGCTGTTATGACCATCCCAAAAGGGGCATTCTATCCCATGTGTGCAATGAACCTTGCATTCGATAGGGAACTCATCGGCCCTGCTATGTACTTTGGGCTCATGGGTGATGGACAGCCTATTAGCAGATATGACGACATGTTGGCTGGCTGGTGTTCCAAG TTGATCTGCGACCATCTGAATCTTGGAGTGAAGACAGGGCTACCATACCTTTGGCACAGCAAAGCAAGCAACCCGTTTGTGAATTTGAGGAAGGAATACAAAGGTCTATTCTGGCAAGAGGAAATCATCCCATTCTTCCAAACTCTGACTCTGCCAAAAGAATGTGACACTGCAGCAAAATGCTATGTTGAACTAGCCAAACTTATCAAGGAAAAGCTGAACCACATTGACCCCTATATTTTTAGGCTTGCTGATGCTATGATCACCTGGATTGATGCTTGGGAAGATTTCAACCCACCAGCTGAGGCTGTTCCAGCTGTGGCCAATGCTAAGAAGGATGCAGTTCCACCCAAGAAATCTAAGTAG